The Plasmodium gaboni strain SY75 chromosome Unknown, whole genome shotgun sequence region tatatatatatatatatatatataaacttATTTCCTTTCTTGTTCAAACCTTATATATTTGTCTTGACATAAAGGCATGTCACaaaaacaataaatatatataaaaaggtTAAAAAAGCATATAAACTAATCATACCCAACACATTTCCTTAttacacatataatatGTCATACTTCTAAATTCTTATAAaaacttaaaaaaaaaataaaagatacAATATGGTTTggttatatattaatataaataattctaTAATGACAAAAAGTAACTGTATAAAAAGCTATTCATAAGtatacttttattttttattttttttttttttctatgGGATATTTTCATGAAAAGAATCTATATCCAAATGTATCTAATAATCCTTATATCTATTATTATTCcttaataatacatatttttcttgagtatttttttttttctttaggaacttttaatattatttggATTTGTGGctaaattattattttttccattatcatttgaatttttttttatagttCTATTAACtttctttaattttaaatataaataaattaagaCAACAAAAAGAAGGAAGGCAATAACTtggaatattttttttttcaaattttCGGATAACATAGCTGAAGCTAACATTAGTAAAAGTGGTGGTGTATACAAATCATAGTTCTTCGtgaaattttttatgaattGAGTTTTTGGATCTAAATTTGTCATCAAATTAGTAGGTTGATTGGCATTCTGAACTTctttctttattttattttctatagTATTATCAAACTTTTCCAAATATCCCTTAACATTGGCAGAAAGATTTTCCCAATCTACGGCATTATCAattttatcaaataaacaatcttttaaatcttttaatttattttcaaaattatttatttcattttgCTGTTGTTGTTGTA contains the following coding sequences:
- a CDS encoding EMP1-trafficking protein, with translation MVVINNNSEDISLCDDVVNKEVIKNIFMEDIENKRRNQHIVKRRSIVHFGLKLFLFSICIWTLQYANNKYDYRDNGYNYTLENILESRINRSLSENQTHVSQSATEVAEQENNSTDEIKNQTTVQQQQQNEINNFENKLKDLKDCLFDKIDNAVDWENLSANVKGYLEKFDNTIENKIKKEVQNANQPTNLMTNLDPKTQFIKNFTKNYDLYTPPLLLMLASAMLSENLKKKIFQVIAFLLFVVLIYLYLKLKKVNRTIKKNSNDNGKNNNLATNPNNIKSS